From Ignavibacteria bacterium, one genomic window encodes:
- a CDS encoding T9SS type A sorting domain-containing protein, with translation MPSPFTSTEAMCTQLPLLRLALLAVVGILCQITTMAQWQRAVIVRPQYLDITEIHIANPTAVFAAGVRGDTLVIARSSDRGASFAIAYEAPADGDGSGIQTIASVNDSMLFACGGNVFIASRDTGRSWSDASPLLPDSILSRLGTQYKLTSSASYRGEYTVISGYVDETESVFIKYFPRTGSWQLIDSQLAFDGMTAPGENVVYAHVWDRDIFKSTDSGTTYSDITKYPFDRAFDICFLDTLIGKAAGGLLHSTSDGGSTWSSKDVCRFGCSSVVFVDTLYGWTSGSKALHRTTDGGLTWQDQSSFIDTRPEAANLWRATHLAAIDSNNAIFGGSYGLWVTFNGGVGTTSVDPSGDLTHLKGLQLSPNPAIDDITITTPTASTGRVLIVDQAGRTVYERVVESASSNVHTLRVSTDQFQRGVYLVLFQSADGVVAEKLLVSW, from the coding sequence ATGCCTAGCCCCTTTACCAGCACAGAAGCAATGTGCACTCAGCTGCCTTTGTTGCGACTAGCCCTGCTCGCAGTTGTTGGAATATTGTGCCAGATAACGACGATGGCGCAGTGGCAGCGTGCAGTGATCGTACGCCCGCAGTATCTGGATATCACGGAGATCCACATTGCAAATCCTACGGCTGTGTTTGCTGCGGGGGTTCGTGGTGATACTCTCGTTATTGCCCGTTCTTCTGACCGTGGTGCATCGTTCGCAATTGCCTACGAAGCGCCAGCGGACGGGGACGGAAGTGGCATTCAGACCATTGCTAGTGTCAATGACTCAATGCTTTTCGCATGTGGAGGCAATGTGTTCATTGCCTCACGTGATACTGGAAGGAGCTGGTCCGACGCTTCACCGCTCTTACCCGATTCAATACTGTCGCGATTAGGCACACAGTACAAATTGACTTCATCTGCATCATATCGGGGCGAATACACGGTCATTTCTGGTTACGTAGATGAAACCGAGTCGGTCTTTATCAAGTACTTTCCACGCACGGGTTCCTGGCAGTTGATTGATTCGCAACTCGCTTTTGACGGAATGACAGCACCGGGTGAAAATGTTGTTTACGCCCATGTGTGGGATCGAGACATCTTCAAGAGCACCGATTCAGGAACTACGTATTCTGACATTACGAAATACCCATTCGATAGAGCTTTCGATATTTGTTTCCTTGATACTCTTATTGGAAAAGCAGCTGGCGGTTTGTTGCATTCAACTAGTGATGGAGGATCGACGTGGTCAAGTAAGGACGTGTGCAGGTTCGGTTGTTCATCCGTCGTGTTCGTCGACACATTGTACGGCTGGACTAGTGGTAGCAAAGCGCTACATCGTACAACCGATGGAGGCCTGACATGGCAGGATCAATCTAGCTTCATTGATACTCGTCCTGAGGCTGCGAATCTGTGGAGAGCTACGCACTTGGCCGCTATTGACTCAAACAATGCGATCTTTGGTGGTAGTTACGGTCTTTGGGTAACCTTCAATGGAGGGGTAGGCACAACATCCGTAGATCCGAGCGGTGATCTAACGCACCTTAAAGGCCTACAACTCTCGCCGAATCCTGCCATTGACGACATTACAATAACAACACCAACGGCTTCCACTGGTCGTGTACTGATCGTTGATCAAGCAGGGCGTACTGTTTATGAACGTGTTGTAGAGTCCGCAAGTTCTAATGTTCATACGCTCCGAGTTTCAACTGATCAATTCCAGCGCGGCGTCTATCTGGTGCTGTTCCAATCCGCCGATGGAGTTGTGGCTGAGAAACTCCTTGTCTCGTGGTGA
- a CDS encoding cytochrome c encodes MSPEIPPRADSSSSSPQPISPYACPLPPWPAFDSQTINTISQWIDQGASVSACTSPLDTTTVTYTTSIKRIVDLYCVGCHIKQVSGSGPILTTHARVKDEIINGHFMQTIEHEDGYVPMPPGRTRVSEREVELLKTWVRRGMP; translated from the coding sequence TTGTCCCCGGAGATCCCGCCCAGAGCCGACTCATCAAGCTCCTCACCTCAACCGATCTCACCGTACGCATGCCCCCTCCCACCATGGCCTGCATTTGATTCACAGACCATCAACACCATCTCGCAATGGATCGATCAAGGGGCTTCTGTCAGCGCCTGCACATCCCCGCTCGACACAACAACAGTAACGTACACAACTTCCATCAAGAGGATCGTTGATCTCTACTGCGTTGGATGTCACATCAAACAAGTGAGCGGCAGCGGCCCCATCCTCACAACCCACGCACGTGTGAAGGACGAGATCATCAACGGTCACTTCATGCAAACCATAGAACACGAAGATGGCTACGTCCCCATGCCACCGGGACGAACCCGCGTAAGCGAACGAGAGGTGGAGCTGTTGAAGACGTGGGTACGACGCGGCATGCCGTAG
- a CDS encoding endonuclease domain-containing protein yields MRNPYEQIDMIKIARQMRKKMTPAERMLWERLRARRLGGFKFLRQHVVRDSIADFYCHELRLIIEVDGEAHHSPIQQERDDERDFQLAAHGYCTVRVSNADVLTDLDAICERLLDLIYAEIDHLL; encoded by the coding sequence ATGAGGAACCCCTACGAACAGATCGACATGATCAAGATCGCACGGCAGATGCGTAAGAAGATGACGCCTGCCGAACGGATGCTTTGGGAGAGGCTGCGCGCTCGGAGACTTGGTGGCTTTAAATTTCTACGCCAGCATGTGGTCCGCGATTCGATCGCTGACTTTTATTGTCATGAGCTTCGTTTGATCATTGAAGTTGATGGCGAAGCCCATCATTCTCCCATTCAGCAAGAGCGCGATGACGAACGCGACTTTCAGTTGGCTGCCCACGGCTATTGCACAGTGAGAGTCAGCAACGCAGATGTGTTAACTGATCTCGACGCTATATGTGAACGACTCCTCGATCTCATCTATGCCGAGATCGATCATTTACTCTAA